In Thermotomaculum hydrothermale, a single genomic region encodes these proteins:
- a CDS encoding penicillin-binding protein 1A yields MSEEHKKDEIIVERDQEEVNLKKLREKKKEKPFYRKILYLFLFFLFCAIFGFGFAKYILSLGQNNELMEKLRDFKPKLVTKVYDIHGDVIGTFAREKRELISYNDIPKSFVEALVAVEDARFFEHVGVDPLGIIRAAISDLITMRASQGASTITMQLVRQMTGRKEKSIKRKITEALLAIQIERLFTKEEIFERYANQVYFGRGLYGLQAASRYYFGKDAAELTIPESAFLAGLVQAPSRYSPTRNIKLAKKRRDHVLKRMLEEGYITKEQYKDAVKTPLVLPGENVEVKERVGAYFLEEVRKYLYEKYGADTVLDDGLNVYTTLDLQLQKAAEKAVRDGLKALDKRQGFRVEDKKFVKKEEIETYWSPTWNKSIEEGDTVEGVIVKSDEKSAIVRIKDYKIKIGKYEIVWTRAKKVNDILQPGDVVLFKIHKFDPEHNKFNISLDQEPKVEGALLAINHHSGEILAMVGGYSFKRSKFNRAIQAKRQTGSVFKPILYGAAFDSAFTLADTFFDEPTIFLDPKLFYVDEYGNIQRYELSEQYKKKIREGEVDEPEPYEPQNYYHEYDGLVTLRTALEKSKNIVSVKLFNRIGYKKIRSFAKKLGIKEKIAPYLSSALGSTDLTLFEVCRAYGTIANLGVTTEPFFIRKVADRYGNTLEEQTILSYRAISKDTAYITLEAMRGVIQHGTGRRARQLNWNLCGKTGTTDNYTDAWFVGSDPNITLGVWVGFDLKQSLGNKETGARAALPIWIDFMKEYIKHSVKTDWPVPKGIVRVPIDKRSGLLANIDAGCKPEDIILEAFKKGTQPVEKCSKEIHEILSLPYYEQHGKNIMVDPKTGEIKPNIEFIIYH; encoded by the coding sequence ATGAGTGAAGAACACAAAAAAGATGAAATTATTGTAGAAAGAGATCAGGAAGAAGTTAATTTAAAAAAATTGAGGGAAAAAAAGAAAGAAAAACCTTTTTATAGAAAAATTCTTTATCTTTTTCTATTCTTTCTTTTCTGCGCAATCTTTGGTTTTGGATTTGCTAAATATATACTTTCTTTAGGGCAGAATAATGAATTAATGGAAAAACTTAGAGACTTCAAGCCCAAGCTTGTTACCAAGGTTTACGATATACATGGAGATGTAATTGGTACCTTTGCAAGGGAAAAGAGGGAATTAATAAGCTATAACGATATTCCTAAAAGTTTTGTAGAGGCACTTGTGGCGGTTGAGGATGCAAGATTTTTTGAACATGTTGGAGTTGACCCACTTGGTATTATCAGGGCTGCAATTTCAGATTTAATAACTATGAGGGCTTCACAGGGGGCTTCAACAATTACAATGCAATTGGTAAGACAGATGACAGGAAGGAAAGAAAAGAGTATAAAAAGGAAGATTACCGAGGCTCTTTTAGCGATTCAAATTGAAAGGTTGTTTACAAAAGAAGAGATTTTTGAAAGGTATGCAAATCAGGTTTATTTTGGAAGAGGTTTATATGGCTTACAGGCTGCATCACGGTATTATTTTGGAAAAGATGCAGCTGAGTTAACAATACCTGAGAGCGCTTTCCTTGCAGGTCTTGTTCAGGCACCTTCAAGATATTCCCCTACAAGAAATATTAAACTTGCAAAAAAAAGAAGAGATCATGTTTTAAAAAGAATGCTTGAAGAGGGGTATATAACAAAAGAGCAGTATAAGGATGCAGTAAAAACCCCCCTTGTTTTGCCTGGAGAGAATGTTGAAGTGAAAGAGAGGGTTGGGGCTTATTTCCTTGAAGAGGTGAGAAAATACCTTTATGAAAAATATGGTGCAGACACTGTATTGGATGATGGGTTGAATGTTTATACCACTCTTGATTTACAACTTCAAAAAGCGGCTGAAAAAGCGGTAAGAGATGGCTTGAAAGCGCTTGATAAAAGGCAGGGCTTCAGGGTTGAAGATAAAAAATTTGTTAAAAAGGAAGAGATTGAAACATACTGGTCTCCAACCTGGAATAAGTCAATTGAAGAAGGAGATACTGTTGAAGGGGTAATTGTTAAATCAGATGAAAAATCTGCTATTGTCAGGATAAAGGATTACAAGATAAAGATTGGTAAATATGAAATTGTATGGACAAGGGCTAAAAAAGTAAATGACATATTGCAGCCAGGAGATGTTGTTTTATTTAAAATTCACAAATTTGATCCTGAACACAACAAATTTAATATCTCCCTAGACCAGGAGCCAAAGGTTGAGGGTGCATTGCTTGCAATTAATCACCATTCTGGTGAAATTCTTGCAATGGTTGGAGGGTACAGCTTCAAGCGTTCAAAATTCAACAGGGCTATTCAGGCTAAAAGGCAGACAGGTTCAGTATTCAAACCAATACTTTACGGTGCTGCCTTTGACAGTGCCTTCACTTTAGCAGATACCTTTTTTGATGAGCCTACCATTTTTCTTGATCCTAAACTATTTTATGTTGACGAATACGGAAATATTCAAAGGTATGAGTTAAGTGAGCAGTATAAGAAAAAGATTAGAGAGGGGGAAGTTGACGAGCCAGAGCCTTATGAACCTCAAAACTATTACCACGAGTATGATGGATTGGTTACCTTAAGAACTGCCCTTGAAAAATCAAAAAACATAGTATCGGTTAAACTATTCAATAGAATTGGTTACAAAAAAATAAGGTCTTTTGCAAAGAAATTGGGGATAAAAGAAAAAATAGCACCTTACCTTTCATCTGCATTAGGCTCAACAGATTTAACACTCTTTGAAGTTTGCAGGGCTTATGGAACAATTGCCAATCTTGGGGTTACCACAGAACCATTTTTTATTAGAAAGGTTGCTGATAGGTATGGAAATACCCTTGAAGAACAAACAATACTATCATACAGGGCTATTTCAAAGGATACAGCCTATATTACTCTGGAAGCAATGAGGGGTGTAATTCAGCATGGAACAGGGAGAAGGGCAAGGCAGTTAAACTGGAATCTCTGTGGAAAAACAGGTACAACAGACAATTATACAGATGCATGGTTTGTGGGAAGTGACCCAAATATTACTTTAGGTGTGTGGGTTGGGTTTGATTTAAAACAAAGTTTAGGGAACAAAGAAACAGGTGCAAGGGCAGCGTTGCCTATATGGATTGACTTTATGAAAGAATACATCAAGCATTCGGTTAAAACAGACTGGCCAGTGCCAAAGGGCATAGTGAGGGTGCCTATTGATAAAAGAAGCGGATTGCTTGCAAATATTGATGCAGGCTGTAAGCCTGAGGATATAATACTTGAAGCGTTTAAAAAGGGGACTCAGCCTGTTGAAAAGTGCAGTAAGGAGATTCACGAAATTCTTTCTTTGCCGTACTATGAACAGCACGGGAAAAATATAATGGTTGACCCTAAAACAGGAGAAATTAAACCAAATATTGAATTTATTATTTACCATTAG
- a CDS encoding MTH1187 family thiamine-binding protein, with translation MIAEFSIVPITGEESLSKYVAIILKEVKKSGLKYQLTPMATIVEGETDEVFDLIKKCHKIMKQYSNRVLTRVSIDDRGEDLNRMDKKVKSVLEKMDE, from the coding sequence ATGATTGCTGAATTTTCTATAGTGCCTATAACAGGGGAAGAATCGCTATCAAAGTATGTTGCAATTATCTTAAAAGAGGTTAAGAAAAGTGGATTAAAGTATCAGTTAACTCCAATGGCAACAATTGTTGAGGGGGAGACTGATGAGGTTTTTGATTTAATAAAGAAGTGTCATAAAATAATGAAGCAGTATTCAAACAGGGTTTTAACGAGAGTTAGCATAGACGACAGGGGAGAAGACCTGAATAGAATGGATAAAAAGGTAAAATCAGTGCTGGAGAAAATGGATGAGTGA
- a CDS encoding MBL fold metallo-hydrolase, with protein MIEFSVLGSGSKGNSTFLRINGYSFLFDCGLSCKQVELRLEKIGVSPSSIDAVFLSHEHDDHIRSIHTFSKRYNVPIITSEKTFKAGRLDDKGIKDKVFVESGKTFSEFKGVDVFFIPISHDAADPVGFVVYSEGIKFALVTDLGYPTELVSHELKGADALIIESNHDPEMLKLSTKYPWELKQRIASRKGHLSNGDCARLVERVISDNTGYIVLAHLSEENNNPDIALMSVSRVVKGMPVSIDIAKQNEPTPIYSLSKVEKV; from the coding sequence ATGATTGAATTTTCAGTTTTAGGCAGTGGAAGTAAAGGAAATTCCACCTTTTTGAGGATAAATGGCTACTCTTTTCTATTTGATTGCGGTTTATCCTGTAAACAGGTTGAATTAAGGCTTGAGAAAATAGGTGTATCACCCTCATCAATTGATGCTGTCTTTTTATCCCATGAGCACGATGACCACATAAGAAGTATTCACACATTTTCAAAAAGGTACAATGTTCCAATAATTACTTCTGAAAAAACATTTAAAGCAGGAAGGCTTGATGATAAAGGAATAAAGGATAAAGTATTTGTTGAATCTGGCAAAACTTTTTCAGAGTTTAAAGGTGTTGATGTTTTTTTTATTCCTATATCTCACGATGCAGCAGACCCTGTTGGATTTGTTGTATATTCGGAAGGGATAAAGTTTGCACTTGTTACAGATTTAGGCTATCCAACTGAGCTTGTATCCCACGAGTTAAAGGGGGCGGATGCCTTAATTATTGAATCAAACCATGACCCTGAAATGTTGAAACTCTCAACTAAGTATCCCTGGGAATTAAAGCAAAGGATAGCAAGCAGAAAGGGGCATCTTTCAAATGGGGATTGTGCGAGGCTTGTTGAAAGGGTAATTTCTGACAATACAGGTTATATTGTTCTTGCACATTTAAGCGAGGAAAACAATAATCCTGATATTGCTTTAATGAGTGTTTCAAGGGTGGTTAAGGGAATGCCGGTAAGTATAGATATAGCAAAACAGAATGAACCTACTCCTATTTACTCTTTAAGTAAGGTTGAAAAGGTTTAG
- a CDS encoding cobalamin B12-binding domain-containing protein, which produces MSKKIRVLIAKPGLDGHDRGAKVVARGLRDAGMEVIYTGLRQTPEQIVNAAIQEDVDCIGLSILSGAHNHLFPEIMKLLKEKGAEDIPVFAGGIIPEDDIPFLESIGIKRVFLPGTKISEVVDFINQVVKND; this is translated from the coding sequence GAAGATAAGAGTTTTAATAGCAAAACCAGGTTTGGATGGCCACGATAGAGGGGCAAAGGTTGTTGCAAGGGGATTGAGAGACGCTGGTATGGAAGTTATTTACACAGGGTTAAGGCAGACCCCGGAGCAAATAGTAAACGCTGCAATTCAGGAAGATGTTGACTGCATCGGTTTGAGTATTTTGTCAGGGGCACACAACCACCTTTTTCCTGAAATAATGAAGCTTCTCAAAGAAAAAGGCGCTGAAGATATCCCTGTTTTTGCCGGCGGTATAATTCCCGAAGACGATATCCCCTTTCTTGAATCAATTGGAATAAAACGAGTTTTTTTGCCAGGTACAAAGATATCTGAGGTTGTTGATTTCATAAACCAAGTGGTTAAAAATGATTGA